A single window of Osmia bicornis bicornis chromosome 14, iOsmBic2.1, whole genome shotgun sequence DNA harbors:
- the LOC114876828 gene encoding uncharacterized protein LOC114876828 produces MNSRANVDTVKTANAEILCNRDDLDDLLREYEKQNEQAHGRIILRDYLKLLSNEEIKVNFILKVLTKAVNDHKIFVIYGNFPVLRKPLGKRGWIEKRFIRRLLSTSLEMSEGY; encoded by the coding sequence ATGAATTCTCGAGCGAACGTAGATACCGTGAAAACTGCGAACGCCGAGATACTTTGCAATCGCGATGATTTGGATGATCTGTTAAGAGAATACGAGAAACAGAACGAACAAGCTCACGGTAGGATCATCCTGAGGGACTATCTGAAGCTCCTCAGTAACGAAGAGATAAAGGTCAATTTCATCTTGAAAGTATTGACGAAAGCGGTAAATGATCACAAAATTTTCGTGATTTATGGCAATTTCCCAGTGCTGAGGAAGCCTCTAGGAAAAAGAGGGTGGATAGAGAAAAGATTCATCAGAAGATTGCTCTCCACTTCTCTGGAGATGTCTGAAGGTTACTGA